A single genomic interval of Campylobacter anatolicus harbors:
- the speA gene encoding biosynthetic arginine decarboxylase, whose protein sequence is MNDFGLSLWGNSNFIVENGKVCINSLSKPAIIDIVKDIRDDGYRGPLLLRFPHLIQKQIELIHSSFAKAKKEFGYNGKFNAVFPLKVNQYPGFVKNLTRLGKPYSYGLEAGSKAELLLTMAYNNDGAPITVNGFKDRELINIGFIAAEMGHNITLTIEGLNELEAIIAIAKERFKPKPNIGLRIRLHSTGSGVWAKSGGMHSKFGLTSTELIEAVNMLKKANLLDHFTMIHFHLGSQIDEIHPLKKALIEAGNIYAELRKMGASNLKAINLGGGLAVEYSQFKDSSSKNYTLNEYANDVVYMLKTITEQKKETQPDIFIESGRFISASHALLVAPVLELFSQEYTEEKLNLKKNNPNLITELVDLYNSIKPANALEYLHDAIHHTESVLTLFDLGYVDLQDRSNAEVLLRLIGKKAVVMLGNKSNSSDLIKIQKEVQERYLVNFSIFQSMPDFWGLRQNFPIMPLDRLDERPTLPASIWDITCDSDGEISYNDETNPLLLHDVDVEKEDYFLGFFLVGAYQEVLGMKHNLFTHPTEASIELTADGYKIKDLIESQSILDIMEDMDYDIYEIQDTLNERLDKSTLINETQKKQVLGELYLFLNDNSYLKTIN, encoded by the coding sequence ATGAATGACTTTGGTCTTAGTCTTTGGGGGAATTCAAATTTTATAGTAGAAAACGGCAAAGTATGTATAAATAGTCTTAGTAAACCAGCGATAATTGACATAGTAAAAGATATCAGAGATGATGGGTATAGGGGTCCACTGCTTCTGCGTTTTCCGCATCTTATACAAAAACAGATAGAGCTTATCCACTCAAGCTTTGCTAAGGCTAAAAAAGAGTTCGGGTATAACGGTAAATTTAATGCTGTTTTTCCACTTAAAGTCAATCAATATCCAGGCTTTGTCAAAAATCTAACACGACTTGGTAAGCCATATAGCTATGGACTTGAGGCTGGTAGTAAGGCAGAGTTGCTACTAACCATGGCGTATAACAACGATGGTGCACCAATAACTGTTAATGGCTTTAAGGATAGAGAGCTTATAAACATTGGATTTATTGCTGCTGAAATGGGGCATAATATCACGCTTACGATCGAGGGATTAAACGAGCTTGAAGCAATAATTGCTATCGCAAAGGAACGTTTTAAACCAAAGCCAAACATAGGACTACGCATACGTCTGCACTCAACTGGCTCTGGCGTATGGGCGAAAAGTGGCGGTATGCACTCAAAATTTGGTCTGACATCAACTGAACTAATAGAGGCTGTAAATATGCTAAAAAAGGCAAATTTATTAGATCATTTCACGATGATACACTTTCACCTTGGTTCACAGATAGACGAGATTCATCCACTTAAAAAGGCACTTATTGAGGCTGGCAATATCTACGCAGAGCTACGTAAAATGGGAGCTAGTAATCTAAAGGCTATAAATTTAGGTGGCGGTCTTGCAGTTGAGTATTCACAATTTAAAGATAGCTCAAGTAAAAACTATACGCTAAACGAATATGCAAACGACGTTGTGTATATGCTAAAAACTATAACCGAGCAAAAAAAGGAGACTCAGCCTGATATTTTCATTGAGTCTGGCCGATTTATATCTGCTTCTCATGCACTCTTAGTTGCTCCAGTACTTGAGCTATTTTCGCAAGAATATACTGAAGAGAAACTAAATTTAAAGAAAAATAATCCAAATTTAATAACTGAACTTGTTGATCTATACAACTCTATAAAACCGGCAAATGCCTTAGAGTATCTGCACGATGCGATACATCACACAGAGAGTGTGCTGACGCTATTTGACCTTGGCTATGTTGATCTGCAAGATAGATCAAATGCCGAAGTGCTGTTGCGTCTAATCGGCAAAAAAGCGGTTGTGATGCTGGGTAATAAGAGCAACTCAAGCGACCTTATCAAAATTCAAAAAGAGGTGCAAGAACGCTACCTTGTAAATTTCTCAATCTTTCAAAGTATGCCTGATTTTTGGGGATTAAGACAAAATTTCCCTATTATGCCACTTGATAGGCTTGATGAACGCCCTACTCTACCAGCTTCCATCTGGGACATTACCTGCGATAGCGATGGAGAGATAAGCTATAATGATGAGACAAATCCGCTCTTGCTTCACGATGTTGATGTGGAAAAGGAGGATTATTTTTTAGGATTTTTCTTGGTTGGTGCATATCAAGAAGTGCTTGGAATGAAGCACAATCTTTTTACTCATCCGACAGAGGCAAGTATAGAGCTAACTGCTGATGGATATAAGATAAAAGATCTCATTGAGAGCCAATCTATACTTGATATAATGGAAGACATGGACTATGATATTTATGAAATTCAAGATACTTTAAACGAGCGTCTTGACAAATCAACTCTTATAAATGAGACGCAAAAGAAGCAGGTTTTGGGTGAGCTTTATCTATTTTTAAATGACAATAGTTATTTAAAAACGATAAATTGA
- a CDS encoding pyridoxal phosphate-dependent aminotransferase, whose amino-acid sequence MKLADRMSVLSESITIAISSKAKEMKAAGIDVISLSAGEPDFDTPVIIKNAVKAALDKGSSKYTPVPGTLDVLRAIATKLKRDNGLSYEPSQIITNVGAKHSLFNVFNALINEGDEVIIPSPYWVSYPEIVKLCGGVPVFIEADESTNFKITAKQLKNAITPRTRVFSLNHPTNPTGAVYTRDEIAAFGEVLKGTNIVITSDEIYEKIIYDKEFVSVAAVSEDLFNRTVTINGLSKCGAMPGWRFGYSASAMNELNAAMKKLQSQSTSNISSIVQAGAIPSLLGETDADIEMMRKEYQRRRDVAIDMINAINGLEVNKPDGAFYLFVKCKDVDSDSMKFCQRLLEEGKVATVPGIGFGMEGYFRISFATDIDSIKEAIARIGEFVKNYKI is encoded by the coding sequence ATGAAACTAGCAGATAGAATGAGTGTTTTAAGTGAATCAATAACGATAGCGATTAGCTCAAAGGCAAAAGAGATGAAGGCAGCTGGTATAGATGTTATTAGTCTTTCAGCTGGTGAGCCTGACTTTGATACGCCTGTGATTATCAAAAATGCAGTCAAAGCCGCTCTTGATAAAGGGAGTAGTAAATACACTCCGGTCCCAGGCACTCTTGATGTATTACGTGCAATTGCAACAAAACTAAAACGCGATAACGGTTTAAGCTACGAGCCAAGTCAAATCATAACAAATGTCGGTGCAAAACACTCACTTTTTAATGTTTTTAACGCACTCATAAACGAAGGTGACGAGGTTATAATCCCTAGTCCATACTGGGTGAGCTACCCTGAGATAGTTAAACTCTGTGGCGGTGTGCCTGTATTTATAGAGGCTGATGAAAGCACAAATTTTAAAATCACAGCCAAGCAACTAAAAAATGCTATCACGCCACGCACAAGAGTTTTTTCACTAAACCACCCTACAAATCCAACGGGTGCTGTTTATACTCGTGATGAGATAGCAGCATTTGGTGAGGTGTTAAAAGGCACTAACATCGTTATAACAAGTGATGAAATTTATGAAAAAATTATCTATGATAAAGAGTTTGTATCGGTTGCAGCAGTCAGCGAAGATCTATTTAATAGAACAGTAACGATAAATGGACTAAGCAAGTGCGGAGCGATGCCGGGCTGGAGATTTGGCTACTCTGCAAGTGCAATGAATGAGTTAAACGCGGCGATGAAAAAGCTACAAAGCCAAAGCACAAGTAACATAAGCTCAATAGTCCAAGCAGGAGCGATACCGTCGCTATTAGGTGAGACAGACGCTGATATAGAGATGATGAGAAAAGAGTATCAAAGACGCCGTGATGTAGCGATAGATATGATAAATGCCATAAATGGACTAGAAGTAAATAAGCCTGACGGTGCATTTTATCTATTTGTTAAGTGCAAAGATGTGGATAGTGATTCAATGAAATTTTGTCAAAGATTACTTGAAGAGGGTAAAGTTGCTACCGTACCTGGCATTGGCTTTGGTATGGAGGGATATTTTAGAATATCATTTGCAACCGATATTGATAGCATAAAAGAGGCTATAGCTCGTATCGGTGAGTTTGTGAAAAATTATAAAATTTAA
- the thiS gene encoding sulfur carrier protein ThiS: MELENDVSVSEFLSTQGYELKFIALERDGQILTKMQWQVAMMSEGKSYEVVEFVGGG; encoded by the coding sequence GTGGAGCTTGAGAATGATGTTAGCGTGAGCGAGTTTTTGTCCACTCAAGGCTATGAGCTTAAATTTATCGCACTTGAAAGAGACGGGCAAATACTTACAAAAATGCAGTGGCAAGTTGCTATGATGAGTGAAGGAAAGAGCTACGAAGTCGTTGAGTTTGTCGGTGGTGGATAA
- the thiF gene encoding sulfur carrier protein ThiS adenylyltransferase ThiF, with the protein MKNVIINGASFSVKADDLATLKDEIFGDKNGEIYKFLEKFNAHEPDIFIVDGFATKDNPTISDGTNLVFIKRGVMPNDEVLKPMMAARNTPELNEALSKATIGVAGLGGLGSNIALSLARVGVSRLVLADFDIVEPSNLNRQQYFVKHIGMKKTEALKSLITDVNPFVEVVTHDIFLDSSNVAEVFAPCSIVCEAFDNIIGKAMMVNEAGASLSDKKIISASGMAGYFSSNLIKSIKFAKNVYLCGDLTNAAKLKQGLMAPRVALCANHQANLAIRLLMGLEAD; encoded by the coding sequence ATGAAAAATGTGATAATAAATGGTGCAAGTTTTAGCGTTAAAGCAGACGATTTGGCTACGCTAAAAGATGAAATTTTTGGCGATAAAAATGGAGAAATTTATAAATTTTTAGAAAAATTTAATGCACATGAGCCTGATATTTTTATCGTTGATGGCTTTGCAACAAAGGATAATCCTACTATAAGCGATGGGACAAATTTAGTTTTTATAAAGCGTGGTGTGATGCCAAACGATGAGGTGTTAAAACCAATGATGGCGGCACGAAATACACCTGAGCTAAATGAGGCACTCTCAAAGGCAACCATTGGTGTAGCTGGTCTTGGCGGACTAGGCTCAAATATCGCTCTATCGCTTGCACGTGTTGGTGTATCAAGGCTAGTTTTGGCTGATTTTGATATAGTTGAGCCAAGCAATCTAAACCGTCAGCAGTATTTCGTTAAGCATATTGGTATGAAAAAAACTGAGGCATTAAAGAGTCTAATTACCGATGTCAATCCATTCGTAGAAGTTGTTACGCACGATATCTTTTTAGATAGCTCAAATGTCGCAGAGGTTTTTGCTCCATGCTCTATCGTGTGTGAGGCGTTTGATAATATTATAGGTAAGGCGATGATGGTAAATGAAGCAGGAGCAAGTCTGAGCGATAAAAAGATCATTTCAGCCTCAGGTATGGCTGGTTATTTTAGTTCAAATTTGATAAAGTCTATTAAATTTGCTAAAAATGTCTATCTTTGTGGCGACCTTACAAATGCTGCAAAGCTTAAGCAAGGGCTTATGGCACCACGAGTTGCTCTGTGTGCGAACCATCAGGCAAACCTAGCCATACGACTACTTATGGGGCTTGAAGCTGATTAA
- a CDS encoding thiazole synthase encodes MQQDTFKLGNKEFSSRFILGSGKYSHELITAAINETKAQIITLALRRVGESRERNILDFIPKHITLLPNTSGARNANEAVRIARLSRELGCGDFVKVEVINDSKFLFPDNNETIKATEILAAEGFIVMPYMFPELNAARALLKAGAACVMPLAAPIGSNQGLVFRGIIEILLNEIDAAIIIDAGIGSPAQACEAMQMGATAIMANTAIATAKDVAMMARAFGEAIRAGRSAYLAGLGRVRKDGEASSPLTGFLG; translated from the coding sequence ATGCAACAAGATACTTTTAAACTAGGCAATAAGGAATTCTCTAGTCGCTTTATCCTTGGCTCTGGCAAATATAGCCACGAGCTAATAACTGCAGCTATAAATGAAACAAAGGCACAGATCATTACCTTAGCACTTCGCCGTGTGGGTGAGAGTCGTGAACGAAACATACTTGACTTTATCCCCAAGCACATTACACTTTTACCAAATACAAGCGGTGCTAGAAATGCCAACGAGGCGGTACGTATAGCACGTCTATCTCGTGAGCTTGGGTGTGGAGATTTTGTAAAAGTGGAGGTTATAAACGATAGTAAATTTCTGTTTCCTGATAATAATGAAACAATAAAAGCGACTGAAATTTTAGCCGCTGAAGGCTTTATCGTAATGCCATATATGTTCCCAGAGCTTAACGCCGCTCGTGCCTTATTAAAAGCTGGAGCTGCGTGCGTGATGCCACTTGCTGCTCCAATCGGCTCTAATCAAGGGCTAGTTTTTCGTGGGATAATTGAAATTTTATTAAACGAGATAGATGCTGCTATTATCATTGACGCAGGTATCGGAAGCCCTGCTCAAGCATGTGAGGCAATGCAGATGGGTGCAACTGCTATAATGGCAAATACAGCTATTGCAACGGCTAAAGACGTAGCTATGATGGCTAGAGCTTTTGGTGAAGCTATTCGTGCTGGACGAAGTGCTTATCTGGCTGGTCTTGGGCGTGTTAGAAAAGATGGTGAGGCTAGTTCGCCACTGACTGGATTTTTAGGTTAA
- the thiH gene encoding 2-iminoacetate synthase ThiH yields the protein MRNKTDHMRLKPHMQDIGDEIMNEILREREAYEPSSYTETDVLAALDAKICSLEHFKALLSPVAIKFLEPMAQLSSKKTREFFGLNVTLFTPLYISNFCDNHCVYCGFNSKNKIMRARLDDDGARRELEEIAKSGLQEILILTGESETDSNVSYIANICRLAKEYFKVVGVEIYPLNSDSYAKLHESGVDYVTIFQETYNPIKYEKIHLEGNKRIFPYRLNGQERAIMGGMRGVGFAALLGLDDFRKDAFATGLHASLVQKKYPHAEIAFSCPRLRPIINNAKINPRDVHERELLQVIMAYRIFMPSASITISTRESARFRDNAIKIAANKMSAGVNVGIGAHANEKIGDEQFEISDLRTVDEIYKVIKAQGLEPLMSEYIYV from the coding sequence ATGAGAAATAAAACCGATCATATGCGTTTAAAGCCACATATGCAAGATATAGGCGATGAGATAATGAATGAAATTTTACGTGAGCGTGAGGCATATGAGCCAAGTAGCTACACAGAGACTGATGTCTTGGCTGCACTTGATGCTAAAATTTGCTCATTAGAGCATTTTAAAGCTCTGCTTAGCCCTGTGGCGATTAAATTTTTAGAACCTATGGCACAACTTAGTTCGAAAAAGACACGTGAGTTTTTTGGCTTAAATGTCACACTTTTTACTCCACTTTATATATCAAATTTTTGTGATAATCACTGCGTTTATTGTGGCTTTAACTCCAAAAACAAGATAATGAGAGCAAGGCTTGATGATGATGGAGCTAGGCGTGAACTTGAAGAGATCGCAAAAAGTGGACTACAAGAGATTTTGATACTCACAGGAGAAAGTGAAACAGACTCAAATGTGAGCTACATTGCAAATATTTGTCGCTTGGCAAAGGAGTATTTTAAAGTAGTTGGCGTTGAAATTTATCCACTAAACTCAGATAGCTATGCAAAGCTTCATGAGAGTGGGGTGGATTATGTTACGATATTTCAAGAGACTTATAATCCTATAAAATATGAAAAGATCCACCTTGAGGGCAATAAACGGATATTTCCATATCGTCTAAATGGACAAGAACGTGCCATAATGGGCGGTATGCGTGGTGTTGGCTTTGCGGCACTTTTAGGGCTTGATGACTTTCGAAAAGACGCATTTGCGACTGGACTTCACGCATCTTTGGTGCAAAAGAAGTATCCACACGCCGAAATAGCTTTCTCTTGTCCTAGGCTTCGCCCTATCATAAATAATGCTAAAATCAATCCACGAGATGTTCATGAGCGTGAGCTTTTGCAAGTGATTATGGCGTATAGAATTTTTATGCCTAGTGCGTCTATAACGATCTCTACTCGTGAGAGTGCGAGATTTCGTGATAATGCCATAAAAATAGCAGCAAATAAAATGAGTGCCGGTGTAAATGTCGGTATCGGAGCTCATGCTAACGAAAAGATCGGTGATGAGCAGTTTGAGATAAGCGACCTTAGAACAGTTGATGAAATTTATAAAGTCATAAAAGCTCAGGGCTTAGAGCCACTAATGAGCGAATATATCTATGTCTAA
- a CDS encoding thiamine phosphate synthase — MSKLIVIASPSLCVGDFFLRIQKLCVANVDAIVLRQKEFCVAEFRELAHLVNEICAEFNVEFVINQYFDVACELKSSFWMTSKQLNLLSSSDLSDEYGLSLDKFIQFKRESCDKNIIIQNSYKQNIYAPAHSISQAKLASMFADILVASHIFYTDCKTSEAPKGINLIKDIKAVSHKSIYALGGINELNFKDTLEAGADGVCIMSLAMQCENEYELVAKFKYYIE; from the coding sequence ATGTCTAAACTTATCGTTATCGCCTCACCATCGCTTTGTGTGGGGGACTTTTTCTTGCGTATACAAAAGTTATGTGTTGCTAATGTGGATGCAATAGTACTTCGCCAGAAAGAGTTTTGTGTAGCTGAATTTAGAGAGTTAGCTCATTTGGTTAATGAAATTTGTGCAGAGTTTAACGTTGAGTTTGTAATAAATCAATATTTTGATGTAGCTTGTGAGCTTAAAAGCTCGTTTTGGATGACATCAAAGCAGTTAAATTTATTGAGTAGTTCTGATTTAAGTGATGAGTATGGGCTGAGCTTGGATAAATTTATTCAGTTTAAAAGAGAGTCTTGCGACAAAAATATTATCATTCAAAACAGCTACAAACAAAATATCTATGCCCCAGCTCATAGCATATCACAAGCTAAATTAGCAAGTATGTTCGCTGATATTTTGGTAGCTTCACATATATTTTATACAGATTGTAAAACTAGTGAAGCACCAAAAGGGATAAATTTAATAAAAGATATAAAAGCTGTGAGTCATAAGAGTATATACGCACTTGGTGGCATAAATGAGTTAAATTTTAAAGATACGCTGGAAGCTGGAGCGGACGGAGTTTGCATAATGAGCCTTGCTATGCAATGTGAAAATGAGTATGAGCTAGTGGCTAAATTTAAATATTACATAGAATAA
- a CDS encoding flavodoxin domain-containing protein yields the protein MKIGIFYATGKGDTQKVSEYISLKLGGDVIAVKDAVSEDFTKFDVLILASSSYGYAELHADWVDKLAELKKADLKGKKVALVGVGNQERHADSFCGGIVDFLPAIKKATLIGHSVNNDYKFSHSPAFINGKFIGLVLDTKGDSGYTSKIDAWVEQLKTEV from the coding sequence ATGAAAATAGGGATTTTTTATGCGACAGGTAAGGGCGATACACAAAAAGTTAGCGAGTATATCAGTTTAAAACTTGGTGGCGATGTGATAGCAGTTAAAGACGCAGTGAGTGAGGATTTTACTAAATTTGATGTACTGATCCTTGCTAGTTCAAGCTACGGTTACGCAGAGCTTCATGCAGACTGGGTAGATAAACTAGCTGAGCTTAAAAAAGCTGATCTAAAAGGTAAAAAGGTCGCACTCGTTGGCGTAGGCAATCAAGAACGCCACGCCGATAGTTTTTGCGGTGGTATAGTAGATTTTTTACCAGCTATCAAAAAGGCGACACTAATAGGTCATAGTGTGAATAATGATTACAAATTTAGCCATTCACCAGCTTTTATAAATGGTAAATTTATAGGTCTTGTTCTAGATACGAAGGGCGATAGTGGATATACAAGCAAGATAGATGCTTGGGTAGAGCAGCTAAAAACTGAGGTTTAA
- a CDS encoding 2-oxoacid:acceptor oxidoreductase family protein, translated as MRNELRFVGVGGQGVILAGEILAAAKIEEGGYGVKASTYTSQVRGGPTKVDIILDESEILYPYANEGDIDFMLATAQKSYDLFKDGVKDGGVIVVEPNLVKPSEKDRQKWQIYEIPIITIAKDEVGNVITQSVVALGVAVQMSSCLDTEIVKRSMLSHVPPKVAEANAKAYELGLKYAKEALQS; from the coding sequence ATGAGAAATGAGCTTAGATTTGTTGGCGTTGGCGGACAGGGCGTTATTTTGGCTGGGGAGATTTTAGCTGCAGCAAAAATAGAAGAGGGTGGATACGGCGTGAAAGCATCTACCTATACATCGCAGGTGCGTGGAGGACCAACTAAGGTTGATATAATACTTGATGAGAGCGAGATATTATACCCTTACGCAAACGAAGGGGACATAGACTTTATGCTCGCAACTGCACAGAAAAGTTATGACCTTTTTAAAGATGGTGTCAAAGATGGTGGCGTCATAGTCGTAGAGCCAAATTTAGTAAAACCGAGCGAGAAAGATAGACAAAAGTGGCAAATTTATGAAATACCTATAATCACCATCGCAAAAGACGAAGTTGGTAACGTTATAACTCAAAGCGTCGTGGCTTTAGGTGTTGCAGTGCAGATGAGCAGTTGCTTGGATACTGAAATAGTTAAAAGAAGTATGCTATCACACGTGCCACCAAAAGTAGCAGAAGCAAATGCAAAGGCTTATGAGCTAGGGTTAAAATATGCAAAAGAGGCTTTACAAAGCTAA
- a CDS encoding 2-oxoglutarate ferredoxin oxidoreductase subunit beta: protein MAFNYDKYLRIDKMPTLWCWGCGDGVILKSFIRAIDALEWDMDDVCVVSGIGCSGRFSSYINCNTVHTTHGRAVAYATGIKLANPDKHVIVITGDGDGLAIGGNHTIHGCRRNIGLNHILINNFIYGLTNSQTSPTTPRGLWTVTAQYGNIDPNFDATKLAIAAGATFVARGSVIEPDKLTKLFVDGFKHDGYSFFDVFSNCHINLGRKNKMGEAVKNLEWIKNRTISKTKFDMLSDEERVERSLNGELYPLGVLHKDESKIEYTKAYEQVIAAAKDGVAIDFKELK from the coding sequence ATGGCATTTAATTATGATAAATATTTACGCATTGATAAGATGCCAACACTTTGGTGCTGGGGTTGTGGGGATGGTGTGATACTTAAAAGCTTTATCCGTGCCATAGATGCCCTTGAGTGGGATATGGACGATGTCTGTGTGGTCTCAGGAATTGGCTGTTCTGGGCGTTTTAGTAGCTACATCAACTGTAACACCGTCCATACTACGCACGGTAGAGCAGTAGCGTATGCGACTGGTATAAAACTTGCAAATCCAGATAAACACGTCATAGTCATAACAGGCGATGGCGATGGTTTGGCAATCGGTGGCAATCACACCATACATGGCTGTCGTAGAAACATAGGGCTAAACCATATCCTAATAAACAACTTTATATATGGCTTAACCAACTCGCAAACAAGCCCTACAACACCACGCGGACTATGGACAGTAACCGCACAATATGGCAACATAGATCCAAACTTTGACGCAACAAAACTTGCCATCGCAGCTGGAGCGACATTTGTTGCACGAGGTAGTGTGATAGAGCCTGATAAGCTTACGAAGCTGTTTGTAGATGGCTTTAAGCACGATGGATACAGCTTTTTTGATGTATTTTCAAACTGCCATATAAATTTAGGTCGTAAAAATAAGATGGGCGAGGCGGTTAAAAATCTAGAATGGATCAAAAATCGCACTATAAGCAAAACCAAATTTGATATGCTTAGTGACGAAGAGAGAGTCGAACGGTCGCTAAATGGTGAGCTTTATCCACTTGGAGTGCTTCATAAAGATGAGAGTAAAATAGAATATACCAAGGCTTATGAACAAGTTATTGCAGCTGCAAAGGACGGCGTAGCGATTGATTTTAAGGAGCTAAAATGA
- a CDS encoding 2-oxoglutarate synthase subunit alpha has product MRELVMTGNELVARAAIECGCNFFGGYPITPSSEIAHELSVLLPKNGGKFIQMEDEIAGISVALGAAMSGAKAMTASSGPGISLKAEQIGLGFIAEIPLVIVNVMRGGPSTGLPTRVAQGDILQARNPSHGDMNMIVLAPSNLYECYTQTVRAFNLAARFMTPVILLLDETIGHMQAKVELPEISELEIYKRAEFSGKKSEYKPYAATLDAPAVLNPFFKGYRYHITGLHHGETGFPTEVGETVDYNIKRLFNKINAHTNEIDASESFMLDDADICIIAYGSVALAAKQAILNLRSRGIKVGLFKPITLFPMASKKLKEIGAKFSKILICELNLGQYSGEISKVMLRDDFKTLLKANGRPLSPREIETKIGDCYGI; this is encoded by the coding sequence ATGAGAGAGCTAGTAATGACTGGCAACGAGCTAGTCGCAAGAGCTGCGATAGAGTGTGGCTGCAACTTCTTTGGTGGCTATCCTATTACTCCAAGTAGTGAGATAGCACACGAGTTAAGTGTGCTACTTCCAAAAAATGGTGGTAAATTTATACAGATGGAAGACGAGATTGCTGGTATAAGCGTGGCTTTGGGAGCTGCTATGAGTGGTGCTAAGGCAATGACTGCTAGCTCAGGTCCTGGAATTTCATTAAAAGCGGAGCAAATAGGACTTGGATTTATCGCTGAAATTCCGCTCGTTATCGTAAATGTTATGCGTGGAGGTCCATCAACTGGACTACCTACACGTGTAGCACAAGGCGATATACTACAAGCTCGTAATCCAAGCCACGGCGATATGAATATGATAGTTCTAGCCCCATCAAATTTATATGAGTGTTACACACAAACAGTTAGGGCATTTAACCTTGCAGCACGCTTTATGACGCCTGTTATTTTACTTCTTGATGAGACGATAGGACATATGCAAGCAAAAGTTGAACTACCTGAGATAAGTGAACTTGAAATTTATAAAAGGGCTGAATTTAGCGGTAAAAAAAGCGAGTATAAGCCGTATGCCGCTACACTTGATGCACCAGCTGTGTTAAACCCATTTTTCAAAGGTTATCGCTATCACATCACTGGACTTCACCATGGTGAAACGGGCTTTCCAACAGAGGTCGGCGAAACGGTTGATTATAATATCAAAAGATTGTTTAATAAAATAAATGCTCATACGAATGAAATTGACGCAAGTGAGAGCTTTATGCTTGATGATGCCGATATTTGCATTATCGCTTATGGTAGTGTTGCACTTGCTGCAAAACAAGCGATATTAAATTTACGCTCACGTGGTATTAAAGTGGGGCTATTTAAGCCTATCACGCTATTTCCTATGGCGAGTAAAAAACTAAAAGAGATAGGTGCAAAATTTAGTAAAATTTTAATTTGTGAACTAAATTTAGGTCAGTATAGCGGTGAAATTTCAAAAGTTATGCTAAGAGATGATTTTAAGACACTTTTAAAAGCAAATGGCAGACCACTAAGCCCACGTGAAATAGAAACAAAGATAGGAGATTGCTATGGCATTTAA
- a CDS encoding 4Fe-4S binding protein — MILRDDVSVWVDESRCKACDICVSYCPAGVLGMRVEPHAVLGKMIEVVHPEACIGCRDCEEHCPDFAIYVADKGYKFAKLTSYSKDRAAAVKQNKFYKLRSAV, encoded by the coding sequence ATGATACTAAGAGATGATGTGAGTGTTTGGGTGGATGAGAGTAGGTGCAAAGCCTGTGATATCTGCGTGAGCTACTGCCCTGCTGGTGTGCTAGGTATGCGAGTGGAGCCTCACGCGGTACTTGGTAAGATGATAGAGGTCGTGCATCCTGAAGCCTGTATAGGATGTAGGGATTGTGAGGAACATTGCCCCGACTTTGCGATTTATGTGGCAGATAAAGGATATAAATTTGCCAAACTTACAAGCTATAGCAAAGATAGAGCAGCTGCTGTTAAACAGAATAAATTTTACAAGCTAAGGAGTGCGGTATGA